TGGTTGGTAGCGGATGCGACGGCTCACGTGGCGCCAGACATTGGAGAAGGGCAGGGCGCCGTCACGGGAGAAGGCCCAGACTTGACGGGAGGCAGCGGTAATCTGACCTGTTAGTACGGAAAACATggaggcgaagaagagccAGAACATACCAAACTGAGACCGATGAGGAACTGAGCAACAATCAAAACACTCATGAATCCGAGAGCACCCTTCTTCCCAAGTGCGTCGTAGTAAATCTGCGCCATCGGCTGTCCATACACACTGTTGATCGTAGCACTGACATCCGGGTTCATGCAAGCAGCGATAACAGCCAAAATCAAAAAACCCAGAACACAAGCAGAGCCGGACGACAGCATGATACCAATAGGAACCGCCTTCGCTGCGTGCAACGCCTCCTCACTCATGTGGATACACGAGTCGAAGAATCCAATGGACCAAATCGGAGCCAGGAAGGCCAGAATGAAACACCATCCGGTGGGCCAGGTCGTCTGGTTTTCCACATGACCAAACACCCAGCTTCCCTCGTTCAACGATTCCCCGCCTGTAACCTTTCCAACGGGCAGGGCGATGACCGTAGCGACGATGAGAGCGACATTCATGAAGATACAGAAGTTTTGGATCTTGGGCATGATACGGCCGAAGTAGACGGTGCAGATTCCGTGGACAACGATCAATCCGACGTAGGCTCCGTAGATAACGCCGTTGGATGCAGACCAGTTTCCATCGCGAGCAATCGAAACGCATGCGAGGATCATCGTGGAGAGGGTATCTGcagtcatcaatatcctgTTAGCCGACTGTTCCATCTGAGCTTTGCGACAATCACTTACAGTCGACAGAGCAAATGCCTCCAATCAAACCCAGTGTGTTACTGTATCCGACCATGAAACTCAACGGATGCTTCCACTTGTTGCCCGCAAAGTAGTGTGTCCACCAGTAAAGACCACCGGCTGTTGGCATCGCAGATGCCAGGTCCGACTAGAAGGGGTAAACGTTATTATCGATGCGATCGAATGCGACGGAGGGGGAAATACCAATGCCAAACCAACGCATAAAATAAAGATACTCGCAGTCAACCAGCCCTATA
The sequence above is a segment of the Aspergillus chevalieri M1 DNA, chromosome 6, nearly complete sequence genome. Coding sequences within it:
- the UGA4 gene encoding putative GABA permease (Uga4) (COG:E;~EggNog:ENOG410PFV8;~InterPro:IPR002293;~PFAM:PF00324,PF13520;~TransMembrane:12 (i51-71o83-116i137-163o175-193i205-226o246-270i282-306o338-359i393-413o419-440i452-476o488-509i);~go_component: GO:0016020 - membrane [Evidence IEA];~go_function: GO:0022857 - transmembrane transporter activity [Evidence IEA];~go_process: GO:0055085 - transmembrane transport [Evidence IEA]) gives rise to the protein MESKMPTVTDTQAAVAANTVADDASLASSGDMELLAKMGYKQELKRQYSTVQIFAVAFSIMSLVPSIASTISFSLPAGPAGMVWGWLTASIFILCVGLALSDLASAMPTAGGLYWWTHYFAGNKWKHPLSFMVGYSNTLGLIGGICSVDYTLSTMILACVSIARDGNWSASNGVIYGAYVGLIVVHGICTVYFGRIMPKIQNFCIFMNVALIVATVIALPVGKVTGGESLNEGSWVFGHVENQTTWPTGWCFILAFLAPIWSIGFFDSCIHMSEEALHAAKAVPIGIMLSSGSACVLGFLILAVIAACMNPDVSATINSVYGQPMAQIYYDALGKKGALGFMSVLIVAQFLIGLSLITAASRQVWAFSRDGALPFSNVWRHVSRRIRYQPVNAIIGLIVVSIIFGLLCLINSVAANALFSLFVASNYVAWGVPIMCRLVWGKGRFQPGEFYMGFLSKPIAIVAVVWLLFGLVLSMFPSDGPNPSPDSMNYTIVLNGFVWLASATYYILFARKWYTGPKMTVEAHGGSPGSASGEDNDTKA